The following nucleotide sequence is from Tardiphaga sp. 709.
GTTCGCGATAATAACGTCGATCAGGCTCTCAAGGCGCTGAAGAAGAAGATGCAGCGCGAGGGTATTTTCCGCGAGATGAAGCTCCGCGGTCACTACGAAAAGCCCTCTGAGAAGAAGGCTCGCGAGAAGGCTGAGGCCGTGCGTCGCGCACGCAAGCTTGCTCGCAAGAAGCTGCAGCGCGAAGGCCTGCTGCCGATGAAGCCGAAGCCGGTGTTCGGCGCGGGTCCTGGCGCCGATCGTGGCGGCCGTCCCGGCGCTGGCGGCGCGGGCGCTCCGCGTCCGGCGCGCTAAGCGCTTCATCATTTAAGTTCGATAACGCGGGCCAAAGCCCGCGTTATTTTTTTTGCGCAATTGCTTTTTGCGAGAACTACTTCCTTGGCGCGCTGGTCTTGATCGGGTGCATTTTGCCCGATGTCGCGCTACCAATAGGTCATTGGTCGCTGCGTGAGATTGGCCCTGCATGGAATGTCCCGTCCGCGAGTCCCCGTTCCGCTTCGGCGCCCGCGGCCTTACCGCGATTGCCCTTGTCGTTGCGGGTCTGTGCAGCACCGGATGCTCATTCAACCTGTCGTCACTAACACCGGGTTCTGACAAGGACGAACCGAAGACAACGGCCCTGGCGCCCCCGTCGCCCACGAATTCCGGCAAGACCAATCCGCAGGATGCGCAGATCCACGCTGCACGCGCGCAGGCGCTCGCACAGTCCGGTAAACCCGATGACGCGCTGCTCGCCTTGAATCAGGCAATCGACCTCGATCCGCACAGTGCGCAGATCTTCTACCAACGCGGGCTGCTCTATCAGTCCGAGAAGAAATATGAATTCGCCATTGCGGATTTTACGTCAGCCAACGGCTTGACACCGCAGCAGGCGGATCCCCTGCTCGGCCGCGCGCAATGCTATCTCGCCCTCGGCAAACACCAGGAAGCCGCAGCGGATCTCGACGAGGCTTCGCAGGTGGCACCGGGCAATGCCCAGGTCTGGCTGACCCGCGGCGCGACCTATGAGAAGCTTGGCGACAGGGCCAAGGCTGCAGATTCCTACAGCCGCGCGGTCGCGCTGCGCCCGAAGGACGATGCAGCGCGGAGCGGCCTCGCGCGGATGGGTGGAAGGGCGGGTTAACTCGAAGATATGCGCGAGTCGTCGTCACCCGCGAATGTCAGCCACTTCGACGTGATCGAGCACATATGCGCTGCGTTCGGCGAGCTCGCTGATCTTTGCCGCATAAACTTTGAAATGTAGCGTGTCACGATGCGCGGCCACGGCAGCGTTGTCCTTGTATAGTTCATCAAGCACGAAGCGATTAGGATCGGCCTGATCCTGCCAGATATCCCAGCGGAGGTTGCCCGCCTCCGCGCGTGAGGGCGCCACCATACCGTGGAGCAGTGCTTTCAGTTCATCGGCCTTACCCGGCCGGGCGACAAGGATCGCCGCGATCTTCACGGAAGTCGGCATATCTTGGTCCCTTCATGAAAGCGGTGATCGGCGGGTCTTACGTCCCGCCGATCACGCAAGGTCTCACGCCTTCGCCACCTTACGATCCAACGCCGCGATCAGGG
It contains:
- the rpsU gene encoding 30S ribosomal protein S21, encoding MQVLVRDNNVDQALKALKKKMQREGIFREMKLRGHYEKPSEKKAREKAEAVRRARKLARKKLQREGLLPMKPKPVFGAGPGADRGGRPGAGGAGAPRPAR
- a CDS encoding putative quinol monooxygenase is translated as MPTSVKIAAILVARPGKADELKALLHGMVAPSRAEAGNLRWDIWQDQADPNRFVLDELYKDNAAVAAHRDTLHFKVYAAKISELAERSAYVLDHVEVADIRG
- a CDS encoding tetratricopeptide repeat protein, producing MECPVRESPFRFGARGLTAIALVVAGLCSTGCSFNLSSLTPGSDKDEPKTTALAPPSPTNSGKTNPQDAQIHAARAQALAQSGKPDDALLALNQAIDLDPHSAQIFYQRGLLYQSEKKYEFAIADFTSANGLTPQQADPLLGRAQCYLALGKHQEAAADLDEASQVAPGNAQVWLTRGATYEKLGDRAKAADSYSRAVALRPKDDAARSGLARMGGRAG